One Pirellulales bacterium DNA window includes the following coding sequences:
- a CDS encoding MMPL family transporter produces MPQEGDDSIPVPGHQGVDDMEPSASKTGSHGGESRSILSPAIIAITRLALNYPLATLAVAIGISVACVALTASQLNYKSSRLDLLNPNSDYNRLWIEYLEEFGDEDDAVIVVEGANRDAVVPVLSELSAAMNEEKRLFHAILHEVDLSKVRAKGLHYLSVDELRAIEVQLEQALQIVSGAWSRLQVGHLIAERMQMLAAAEQGTPGLNIGAALKQLELVANGLLASLSATPRYQSPLPWETPSSLATVSELGNEYFLARNGQLGFVLLRLAVGKDEFARGNEAIDALRQLIAQARLQHPEVKIGLTGLPIMENDEMRASQSSMLWASALSFVGVVAVVVAGFGGIRHAVMANLVLLIGMAWSFGYVTLAVGHLNILSVTFTVTLIGIGIDYGTYYISRYMQYRRAGMACEPSLLETTRTVGASIATGAITTAIAFFAAGFTRFVGVAELGIVAGGGILLCAVAQLFVLPALIHLVDHTRWGKASPAPLPIHSWVNPLLKLPKLMMIGGVAATVIAAIGMKDLWYDHNLLHMQPQGLESVELERQLLAEDQSMWYALSICDSQQELLERKEKFLKLASVDRVKEIASLFPTNIDVKQPIIQRINGRLANLAERPPAVAIDPIDELGAALAKAQQLAELQRDGATCARSLELLRDALRRLPASVCYERISQFQQQTAGELLSRLHVVRMVSNPQPPQLTDLPESLVDRFVGHNGKFLLQIYGRGNIWDMQALKKFVYDVRSIDPRATGNPLQAYWASLEMKESFEYAALYALLVIVAVLYLDFRNLAQCAMASLPLAMGLAATFGLLGYLDQPLNPANLIALPLLLGIGIDYGVHIVHEYLEQSGRYRMSQATAVAVMVDALTTIIGFGSLMIASHRGLQSLGRVLTLGVAACTVASMWVLPAVLAWLTRKRPLIPWVADAVESYDHESAPAEALEAVVVVPTRRAA; encoded by the coding sequence CAAGACTGGCTCTCACGGCGGCGAGTCGCGTTCGATTCTGTCGCCTGCCATCATTGCCATCACGCGATTGGCACTGAACTATCCTTTGGCGACGTTGGCAGTCGCGATCGGAATTTCCGTGGCGTGCGTCGCGCTGACGGCTTCGCAGTTGAATTACAAGAGCAGCCGTCTGGATCTGCTCAATCCGAACAGCGATTACAACCGGCTGTGGATCGAGTACCTGGAAGAATTCGGCGACGAAGACGACGCAGTCATCGTCGTCGAAGGGGCCAATCGCGACGCGGTTGTTCCCGTGCTTTCGGAATTGTCGGCCGCCATGAACGAAGAAAAGCGGCTGTTTCACGCCATTTTGCACGAAGTCGACTTGAGTAAAGTGCGTGCCAAAGGGTTGCACTATCTCTCGGTCGATGAGCTTCGAGCGATCGAGGTCCAACTCGAACAGGCCTTGCAAATCGTCAGCGGCGCTTGGTCGCGATTGCAAGTGGGCCATTTGATTGCTGAGCGAATGCAAATGCTGGCGGCTGCCGAGCAAGGCACGCCGGGATTGAACATTGGCGCCGCTTTGAAGCAGTTGGAGCTGGTGGCCAACGGCTTGCTGGCCAGTTTGAGCGCGACGCCGCGGTATCAATCTCCGTTGCCTTGGGAAACGCCCTCGTCGCTGGCCACTGTCAGCGAACTGGGCAACGAATATTTTCTCGCCCGCAACGGCCAGCTTGGCTTTGTGCTGTTGCGCTTGGCCGTCGGCAAGGATGAATTTGCTCGCGGCAATGAAGCCATCGACGCGCTGCGCCAATTGATCGCACAGGCCCGGCTGCAGCATCCCGAAGTCAAAATCGGGCTGACCGGTCTGCCGATCATGGAAAACGACGAAATGCGCGCGAGCCAATCGTCGATGCTCTGGGCCAGTGCGCTTTCGTTTGTCGGCGTCGTGGCGGTGGTCGTCGCCGGCTTTGGCGGAATTCGCCACGCGGTCATGGCCAATCTTGTCTTGCTTATTGGCATGGCGTGGTCGTTTGGATATGTCACGCTGGCCGTCGGCCATTTGAACATCCTGAGCGTGACCTTCACCGTTACGCTGATCGGCATCGGCATCGACTACGGCACGTATTACATTTCGCGGTACATGCAATATCGGCGGGCCGGCATGGCATGTGAACCGTCGTTGTTGGAAACGACGCGCACGGTCGGCGCGAGCATCGCCACCGGCGCAATTACCACGGCGATCGCGTTTTTCGCGGCCGGTTTCACGCGATTTGTCGGCGTCGCGGAACTGGGCATCGTTGCCGGCGGTGGCATTCTGCTGTGTGCCGTGGCCCAACTGTTTGTGCTGCCGGCGCTGATTCACCTGGTCGATCACACGCGCTGGGGAAAAGCCAGCCCCGCGCCGCTGCCGATCCATAGTTGGGTCAATCCGCTGTTGAAGCTGCCCAAATTGATGATGATCGGCGGAGTCGCGGCCACGGTTATCGCGGCCATCGGCATGAAGGATTTGTGGTACGACCACAACCTGCTCCACATGCAGCCGCAGGGGTTGGAGAGCGTTGAACTCGAACGTCAATTGCTGGCCGAAGATCAAAGCATGTGGTACGCGCTGTCGATTTGCGACAGCCAACAAGAGCTGCTGGAGCGCAAGGAAAAGTTCCTGAAGCTGGCGAGCGTCGATCGCGTGAAGGAAATTGCATCGCTGTTTCCGACCAACATCGACGTAAAACAGCCGATCATTCAACGCATCAACGGCCGGCTGGCGAACCTGGCCGAACGCCCGCCGGCGGTCGCCATCGACCCCATTGATGAACTGGGCGCTGCCCTGGCCAAGGCCCAGCAATTGGCCGAACTGCAGCGCGACGGAGCGACCTGCGCGCGCAGCCTCGAACTGCTGCGCGACGCGCTGCGACGCCTGCCGGCCAGTGTGTGCTACGAAAGAATCTCGCAATTCCAGCAGCAAACCGCCGGCGAATTGCTCAGCCGCTTGCACGTCGTGCGGATGGTCTCGAACCCGCAGCCACCCCAGTTGACCGACCTGCCCGAAAGCCTGGTTGATCGCTTTGTGGGACATAATGGCAAGTTCTTGTTGCAGATCTATGGTCGCGGCAATATCTGGGATATGCAAGCGTTGAAGAAGTTTGTCTACGATGTTCGCAGCATCGACCCGCGAGCGACCGGCAATCCGTTGCAAGCCTACTGGGCTTCGCTCGAAATGAAAGAGAGTTTTGAGTACGCGGCGCTCTATGCGCTGCTGGTGATTGTCGCGGTGCTGTACCTCGATTTTCGTAATCTCGCCCAGTGCGCCATGGCCTCGCTCCCCTTGGCAATGGGATTGGCGGCGACCTTCGGGCTGCTGGGATATCTCGATCAGCCCCTTAACCCGGCGAATCTCATCGCGTTGCCGCTGCTGCTGGGAATCGGCATCGACTATGGCGTCCATATTGTGCATGAGTATCTGGAGCAATCGGGTCGCTACCGGATGTCGCAGGCGACGGCCGTGGCCGTGATGGTCGATGCGCTGACCACGATCATCGGTTTCGGCAGTCTGATGATTGCCAGCCATCGCGGTCTGCAAAGCCTGGGCCGAGTGTTGACGCTCGGAGTGGCCGCTTGCACCGTTGCGTCGATGTGGGTTTTACCAGCCGTCTTAGCCTGGTTGAC